A region of Plantactinospora sp. BC1 DNA encodes the following proteins:
- a CDS encoding glycosyltransferase family 4 protein, with amino-acid sequence MTSGPHVLFLSWRDTRHPEGGGSEVFLERVAAELAARGYRVTLFCQSHENGPALEAMAEGAHILRRGGRHTVYLYAALIYLAGTIGIGPLARRRLGRPDVIVDVCNGMPFLSRVYARRPVIVLVHHVHREQWPVVFGPRVARIGWWIESRLAVRVYRTCRYVTVSESTRRELAGLGVDPGRVAVIHNGTPDVVGPPVPRTAHPSLVVLGRLVPHKRVELALRATALLAAELPGLELVVAGQGWWNEPLRQLAADLDITERVRFTGFVPEGQKHELLCRSWVSLLPSLKEGWGLTIVEAGARGTPSVAFRAAGGVAEAMADGQTGILVNDEAQFFHAVRALLLDPDRRAEMGTAAAAYARRFTWSVSGAAFAEVVAGQLPAATSELADQRVP; translated from the coding sequence ATGACCTCCGGTCCGCACGTCCTCTTCCTGAGCTGGCGGGACACCCGCCATCCAGAGGGCGGCGGTTCGGAGGTCTTCCTCGAACGGGTCGCAGCCGAGCTGGCCGCGCGCGGTTACCGGGTGACCCTGTTCTGCCAGTCGCACGAGAACGGCCCCGCGTTGGAGGCGATGGCCGAGGGGGCCCACATCCTACGCCGCGGTGGCCGCCACACGGTCTACCTGTACGCGGCCCTGATCTACCTGGCGGGCACCATCGGCATCGGCCCGCTCGCCCGGCGGCGGCTCGGCCGGCCGGACGTGATCGTCGACGTGTGCAACGGCATGCCGTTCCTCAGCCGGGTCTACGCCCGCCGCCCGGTCATCGTGCTGGTCCACCACGTGCACCGTGAGCAGTGGCCGGTGGTCTTCGGCCCCCGGGTGGCCCGGATCGGCTGGTGGATCGAGTCCCGGCTGGCGGTACGGGTCTACCGGACCTGCCGGTACGTCACCGTGTCCGAGTCGACCCGCCGGGAACTGGCCGGGCTCGGCGTGGACCCGGGCCGCGTCGCGGTCATCCACAACGGAACGCCGGACGTCGTCGGCCCGCCGGTGCCGCGTACCGCCCACCCGAGCCTGGTGGTGCTCGGCCGGCTCGTTCCGCACAAGCGGGTGGAGCTGGCGCTGCGCGCCACCGCGCTGCTCGCGGCGGAGCTGCCAGGGCTGGAGCTGGTGGTGGCCGGTCAGGGCTGGTGGAACGAGCCGCTGCGGCAGCTCGCCGCCGACCTCGACATCACCGAGCGCGTCCGGTTCACCGGCTTTGTCCCCGAGGGTCAGAAGCACGAGCTGCTGTGCCGCTCGTGGGTGTCGCTGCTGCCGTCGCTCAAGGAGGGTTGGGGGCTGACGATCGTGGAGGCCGGCGCCCGGGGCACTCCGTCCGTCGCGTTCCGCGCCGCCGGCGGCGTCGCCGAGGCGATGGCCGACGGGCAGACCGGCATCCTGGTGAACGACGAGGCCCAGTTCTTTCACGCGGTCCGGGCGTTGCTGTTGGATCCGGACCGGCGCGCGGAGATGGGCACGGCGGCGGCGGCCTATGCGCGCCGCTTCACCTGGTCGGTGTCGGGGGCGGCATTCGCGGAGGTGGTTGCCGGGCAGTTGCCGGCAGCCACGTCGGAGCTAGCGGATCAGCGGGTGCCGTAG
- a CDS encoding substrate-binding domain-containing protein, with product MANGGLRTRPEFWPVLLLSGALVAVLGGWGASTYLERTRQEPPCAKRTTLRIAVAPSVEPPARQVARDLVARERCLDVLVQPRESADVLRDLTTRAADAAVPGTPTNPPPSTATATATAPPDAWLPESTLWLRRARAAGAFQVPAEGVSVASTPVVLSLDVRSHARLSRDRTLGWATLVAAERPPLPVALPDPTASPLGFGALVAVRALADTAQPSAGAAAIMRRLAARTVPFPGAHPVPTGPGAAESAVVSTEQDVLLAAVEGGTRQVAVYPPRPVPGPDYPYAILTAGAAREGAAAFLRGMLAAEGAAAVTGHGLRTPSGGPPAGITAGNGIRTGTYPPVPLPAEADATALINAWGGVHISARMLAVLDISGSMAARLPGSAETRISATIKAAQDGAELLLGTTELGVWEFSTNLDGERDYREVIPVGPVGPRRAEIAKALDRVRVKPNGATGLYDTTLAAYRDATRNWTAGRINMVLVLTDGKDDNASGISRAKLLDELARLRDKRRPLPILFIGVGPEIDPDELRQIARATGGRVALTPRPSGIQQIFFSALAEFSCLPPKCRR from the coding sequence GTGGCGAACGGCGGCCTGCGGACCCGGCCGGAGTTCTGGCCGGTCCTGCTCCTGAGCGGCGCGCTGGTCGCGGTGCTCGGCGGTTGGGGTGCGAGCACATATCTGGAGCGGACCCGGCAGGAACCGCCCTGCGCGAAACGGACCACCCTCCGGATCGCGGTGGCGCCGAGCGTCGAGCCGCCCGCCCGACAGGTCGCGCGCGACCTGGTCGCCCGGGAACGCTGCCTCGACGTCCTGGTGCAGCCACGCGAGTCCGCGGACGTGCTGCGCGACCTCACGACGCGGGCGGCCGACGCTGCCGTACCCGGCACACCGACGAACCCGCCGCCCAGCACGGCCACGGCGACGGCCACCGCTCCCCCCGACGCCTGGTTGCCGGAGTCGACCCTGTGGCTGCGCCGGGCGCGCGCCGCCGGGGCCTTCCAGGTGCCGGCAGAGGGCGTCTCCGTGGCGAGTACCCCGGTCGTGCTGTCGCTCGACGTGCGGTCCCACGCGCGGCTCAGCCGCGACCGTACCCTCGGCTGGGCCACGCTGGTCGCCGCCGAACGACCACCGCTGCCCGTCGCGCTGCCCGACCCGACGGCCAGCCCGCTCGGCTTCGGCGCGCTGGTGGCCGTCCGGGCGCTCGCCGACACCGCCCAACCGTCCGCCGGCGCGGCGGCGATCATGCGTCGACTGGCGGCCCGTACCGTGCCGTTCCCCGGTGCGCACCCCGTGCCCACCGGCCCCGGTGCGGCCGAATCCGCTGTCGTCAGCACCGAGCAGGACGTCCTGCTGGCCGCCGTCGAGGGCGGCACGCGCCAGGTCGCCGTCTACCCGCCTCGGCCCGTGCCCGGCCCGGACTACCCGTACGCGATCCTCACCGCCGGTGCGGCCCGCGAGGGCGCCGCCGCCTTCCTGCGCGGGATGCTCGCCGCCGAGGGTGCGGCGGCGGTGACCGGCCACGGCCTGCGTACCCCGAGCGGCGGGCCGCCGGCCGGCATCACCGCAGGCAACGGGATCCGCACCGGGACGTACCCGCCGGTGCCCCTGCCCGCCGAGGCGGACGCGACCGCGCTGATCAACGCGTGGGGCGGGGTGCACATCAGCGCCCGGATGCTGGCGGTCCTGGACATCTCCGGTTCGATGGCCGCACGGTTGCCGGGTTCGGCGGAGACCCGGATCTCCGCCACGATCAAGGCCGCCCAGGACGGTGCTGAACTGCTTCTCGGCACCACCGAACTCGGCGTCTGGGAGTTCTCCACCAACCTGGACGGCGAGCGTGACTACCGCGAGGTGATACCGGTGGGTCCGGTCGGCCCGCGCCGCGCGGAGATCGCGAAGGCGCTCGACCGGGTACGCGTCAAGCCGAACGGCGCGACCGGACTCTACGACACGACTCTCGCCGCGTACCGCGACGCGACCCGGAACTGGACCGCCGGGCGGATCAACATGGTGCTGGTCCTGACCGACGGCAAGGACGACAACGCGAGCGGGATCAGCCGCGCCAAGCTGCTGGACGAGCTGGCCAGGTTGCGCGACAAGCGCCGTCCCCTGCCGATCCTGTTCATCGGCGTCGGCCCGGAGATCGATCCGGACGAACTCCGACAGATCGCCCGCGCCACGGGTGGCCGGGTGGCACTGACCCCGCGACCGTCCGGCATCCAGCAGATCTTCTTCTCCGCGCTGGCCGAGTTCAGCTGCCTGCCGCCGAAGTGCCGCCGATGA
- a CDS encoding alpha-(1->3)-arabinofuranosyltransferase family protein translates to MTASTRDRVSRPTPARPADATGGADPVGRRRRRLATSAGALLLVVLAVVQRPGRTTFDTKLDLAVDPIGFMARALHLWNPEAASGELQQQAYGYLFPMGPFFAAGDLLGLPPWVTQRAWSALLLCAGYLGVVLLARALRIGTEPGRLLAGLAYALAPRMLTEIGPLSAEMLPVVALPWVLLPLVAVRRIGSARRAAALSGLAVLFMGGINAAATVMALVLPVLWLATRRWDRHLAVLGAWWCVFVAGATLWWVVPLLLFGQYSLPFLDYIESSVTTTAVTSLFQAVRGTNQWVGYIVQGEPWWPAGWMLVDNPVLMVTTALVALVGLVGLALRGLPERRFLVLGVLTGLTLLTVGYLGTLDSPFAPFVRDLLDGPLAPLRNVHKFEPVLRLPLLLGLAHAASRRIARPRVRIPVAPVVAALLIVASAPAWLLMLRPGPGWTDLPGHWRQAADWLAAQDSRARTLVVPGSGFAQHTWGRTVDEPIQPLAGAPWATRHQIPLGSEGNIRVMDTVEAVLAQGRGSPALADFLARSGYRYLLVRHDIDRAASGAPPVAVIRQAIANSPGLRRAASFGPTVGVDDPQRSPVDAAESVPVIEIFAVDRAVPTVSASARADVPVVSGGPESLLGVIEQGLLDPRQPVLLTGDAESADATGPRIVTDGLRRRELNVGRMRDNVSHTLTADEATQQGRLRSDLLPFAPAGHQTVAAYEGIRSVDASSGASFADSLGGTEPSYLPFAALDGDPTTAWRSDPFEPAPGQWLEVTLDTPRRVTEVTVDFSDDLRAALPVGLVRVGTDQGEVDRAVPDTPGPHRLETLPGLTTTVRVTVLALRQGYSGGPVALRELGVPGLTAHRALRAPADLSGGPAPAYAFGRAPQERGACFTGSAGLRCDQFLARSGEEPLGVDRFFATPVPARYSLSLTARPRVNGSMPVRRPVTASASSVLAGDVSVGAGAAVDGDPATAWLAEPVDERPTLRLRWNERRTIDRLRLVAPTAPVSAVPRQVVLRTGTGATSAPVGADGWIRFPRSTTDRLDVTVTGFDGAVADSRGSAWPAPVGVAEVEVPALADLLAPADADPPVSVPCGDGPTVTLDGVGYPTSVSGTLADLRAGRSLAVTVCDDFASEWVQLPAGEHRLRTAPSAEFVVDSAALVPAGTGPAASTRSRDVRVDRWKATERTVTIGAGEAALLVVPENFNAGWTATLGGERLRAERVDGWQQAFEVPAGAGGTVTLSFAPDRPYRVGLAAGAAAVLLVGLAALPVARRRRPADGPATELSSGAGGWWIVVPLVALAVALGGAAATALLLAAMLVRLLRPGALPGIALVAGTGGIVAAVLGRMLGHGQEWVHGAVVQTAMLTAVCAVAATVAPTVGRPSRSDTGSDTDTDTGSGSDTDTELRPEPGPSPDPEQPEPEQPEPSPEQPDERPERPERPERPDEQRHRATLGRSIALFRGFLHEQSDPDRFYSLLADDSVRQLRSYVDLAGARVLDVGGGPGYFATEFRRAGAAYVGLDPAVGDFAAAGAAVSGMVRGSGTALPVRSGGVQVCYSSNVLEHVAEPEAMLDEMVRVTRAGGTVFVSFTPWLSPWGGHETSPWHFLGGERARRRYLRRNGREPKNRVGHTLFPVSAARAMRWARAARRAGVIEIVDVLPRYHPGWARWVARVPVLRETFSWNFTIVLRKTAKPDDRE, encoded by the coding sequence ATGACGGCCAGCACGCGGGACCGCGTCTCCCGGCCGACCCCGGCCCGACCGGCAGACGCGACCGGCGGGGCCGATCCGGTGGGCCGTCGCCGGCGGCGTCTCGCGACCTCGGCGGGCGCGCTCCTCCTCGTGGTGCTCGCCGTGGTGCAGCGCCCCGGCCGGACCACCTTCGACACCAAGCTGGACCTGGCCGTCGACCCGATCGGGTTCATGGCCCGGGCGCTGCACCTGTGGAACCCGGAGGCGGCCTCGGGGGAGCTGCAGCAGCAGGCGTACGGCTACCTGTTCCCGATGGGCCCGTTCTTCGCCGCCGGTGACCTGCTCGGCCTGCCCCCGTGGGTGACCCAGCGAGCCTGGAGCGCGCTCCTGCTCTGCGCCGGATACCTCGGCGTGGTGCTGCTCGCCCGGGCGCTGCGGATCGGTACGGAGCCCGGGCGGCTGCTGGCCGGGCTGGCCTACGCGCTCGCACCCCGGATGCTGACCGAGATCGGCCCCCTCTCCGCGGAGATGCTGCCGGTGGTCGCGCTGCCATGGGTGTTGCTGCCGTTGGTGGCGGTGCGCCGCATCGGCTCGGCCCGGCGTGCGGCGGCCCTCTCCGGGCTGGCCGTGCTCTTCATGGGCGGAATCAACGCCGCCGCCACCGTGATGGCGCTGGTGCTGCCCGTCCTCTGGCTGGCGACCCGGCGCTGGGACCGGCACCTGGCGGTGCTCGGCGCCTGGTGGTGCGTCTTCGTGGCGGGCGCGACCCTCTGGTGGGTGGTGCCGCTGCTGCTCTTCGGGCAGTACAGCCTGCCGTTCCTGGACTACATCGAGTCGTCTGTGACGACCACCGCGGTGACCTCGCTCTTCCAGGCCGTACGCGGCACCAACCAGTGGGTCGGCTACATCGTCCAGGGCGAACCGTGGTGGCCGGCCGGCTGGATGCTCGTCGACAACCCCGTACTGATGGTCACGACCGCGCTGGTCGCGTTGGTCGGCCTGGTCGGGCTCGCGCTGCGCGGCCTGCCCGAGCGCCGGTTCCTCGTCCTCGGCGTGCTGACCGGGCTGACCCTGCTGACCGTCGGCTACCTCGGCACCCTGGACAGCCCGTTCGCCCCGTTCGTCCGCGACCTGCTCGACGGGCCACTCGCGCCGCTGCGCAACGTGCACAAGTTCGAGCCGGTGCTGCGGCTGCCGCTGCTGCTCGGCCTCGCGCACGCGGCCAGCCGCCGGATCGCCCGACCCCGGGTACGGATCCCGGTGGCGCCGGTCGTGGCGGCCCTGCTGATCGTCGCGTCCGCGCCCGCCTGGTTGCTCATGCTGCGGCCGGGTCCGGGCTGGACGGACCTGCCCGGGCACTGGCGGCAGGCGGCCGACTGGCTCGCCGCCCAGGATTCCCGGGCGCGCACGCTGGTCGTCCCCGGATCAGGGTTCGCGCAGCACACCTGGGGCCGGACGGTCGACGAGCCGATCCAGCCGCTGGCCGGCGCCCCCTGGGCGACCCGGCACCAGATCCCGCTCGGCTCCGAGGGCAACATCCGGGTGATGGACACCGTCGAGGCGGTCCTCGCGCAGGGCCGTGGCTCACCGGCGCTCGCCGACTTCCTCGCCCGCTCCGGCTACCGCTACCTGCTGGTCCGGCACGACATCGACCGGGCGGCCAGCGGCGCCCCGCCGGTCGCGGTCATCCGGCAGGCGATCGCGAACTCCCCCGGGCTGCGGCGGGCCGCGTCGTTCGGTCCGACGGTGGGCGTCGACGATCCGCAACGCAGTCCCGTCGACGCGGCCGAGTCCGTACCGGTGATCGAGATCTTCGCCGTTGACCGTGCGGTCCCCACCGTGTCAGCGTCGGCCCGCGCCGACGTGCCGGTGGTCAGCGGCGGGCCGGAGTCGCTGCTCGGGGTGATCGAGCAGGGGCTGCTCGACCCCCGGCAGCCGGTCCTGCTGACCGGCGACGCGGAGTCCGCCGACGCGACCGGCCCGCGGATCGTCACCGACGGGCTGCGTCGACGCGAGCTGAACGTGGGCCGGATGCGTGACAACGTCAGCCACACCCTGACCGCCGACGAGGCGACCCAGCAGGGACGGCTCCGCAGCGACCTGCTGCCGTTCGCCCCCGCCGGGCATCAGACCGTTGCCGCGTACGAGGGCATCCGTTCGGTGGACGCGTCCAGCGGCGCCAGCTTCGCCGACTCGCTCGGCGGCACCGAGCCGTCCTACCTCCCGTTTGCGGCGCTCGACGGCGACCCCACCACCGCCTGGCGTTCCGACCCGTTCGAACCCGCCCCGGGCCAGTGGCTGGAGGTCACCCTGGACACGCCGCGCCGGGTCACCGAGGTGACCGTGGACTTCTCCGACGACCTGCGGGCGGCGCTCCCGGTCGGGCTGGTGCGGGTCGGCACCGACCAGGGCGAGGTCGACCGGGCGGTGCCGGACACCCCCGGGCCACACCGGCTCGAGACGCTCCCCGGCCTGACCACGACCGTACGGGTGACGGTGCTCGCCCTTCGCCAGGGCTACAGCGGCGGCCCGGTGGCACTGCGCGAGCTCGGCGTTCCGGGGCTGACGGCCCACCGTGCCCTGCGCGCGCCGGCCGACCTGAGCGGGGGGCCGGCACCGGCGTACGCGTTCGGCCGTGCCCCGCAGGAGCGCGGCGCCTGCTTCACCGGCTCGGCCGGCCTCCGCTGCGACCAGTTCCTGGCCCGCTCGGGCGAGGAACCGCTGGGCGTGGACCGGTTCTTCGCCACGCCGGTGCCAGCGAGGTACTCGCTGAGCCTGACCGCGCGACCGCGCGTGAACGGGTCGATGCCGGTGCGGCGCCCGGTGACCGCGTCGGCCTCGTCGGTGCTCGCCGGGGACGTCTCGGTCGGCGCGGGCGCGGCGGTGGACGGCGATCCGGCCACGGCGTGGCTCGCGGAGCCGGTCGACGAACGGCCGACGCTGCGCCTGCGCTGGAACGAGCGTCGGACGATCGACCGGCTGCGACTGGTCGCGCCGACGGCGCCGGTCTCCGCCGTGCCCCGGCAGGTCGTGCTGCGTACCGGGACCGGTGCGACCAGCGCGCCGGTCGGCGCGGACGGCTGGATCCGCTTCCCGAGGTCGACGACCGACCGGCTGGACGTCACGGTGACCGGGTTCGACGGCGCGGTGGCCGACTCCCGAGGCAGCGCGTGGCCGGCACCGGTCGGCGTCGCCGAGGTCGAGGTTCCCGCGCTCGCCGACCTCCTGGCGCCGGCCGATGCCGACCCACCGGTGTCGGTGCCGTGCGGCGACGGGCCGACGGTGACGCTCGACGGCGTCGGGTACCCGACGTCGGTCTCCGGCACCCTCGCCGACCTGCGCGCCGGCCGGTCGCTCGCGGTGACCGTCTGCGACGACTTCGCCAGCGAATGGGTGCAGCTCCCCGCCGGCGAACACCGCCTGCGTACGGCCCCGTCGGCCGAGTTCGTCGTGGACTCGGCGGCGCTCGTGCCGGCCGGGACCGGCCCGGCGGCGTCCACCCGGTCCCGCGACGTGCGGGTCGACAGGTGGAAGGCCACCGAACGGACGGTCACGATCGGCGCGGGCGAGGCGGCGCTGCTCGTCGTACCGGAGAACTTCAACGCCGGCTGGACCGCCACGCTGGGCGGAGAGCGGCTGCGGGCCGAACGGGTCGACGGCTGGCAGCAGGCGTTCGAGGTGCCGGCCGGTGCCGGTGGCACCGTGACGCTGAGCTTCGCCCCGGACCGGCCCTACCGGGTCGGGCTGGCGGCCGGCGCCGCCGCCGTGCTCCTCGTCGGACTCGCCGCGCTTCCGGTGGCCCGACGCCGCCGACCGGCCGACGGCCCGGCGACGGAACTGTCGTCGGGTGCCGGTGGCTGGTGGATCGTGGTGCCGCTGGTGGCGCTCGCGGTCGCCCTCGGCGGTGCGGCCGCGACCGCGCTGCTGCTCGCCGCCATGCTGGTACGCCTGCTGCGCCCGGGTGCACTGCCGGGGATAGCCCTGGTCGCCGGTACCGGCGGCATCGTGGCGGCCGTCCTCGGCCGCATGCTGGGGCACGGGCAGGAGTGGGTGCATGGTGCCGTGGTGCAGACGGCGATGCTCACGGCGGTGTGCGCCGTCGCGGCGACCGTGGCGCCGACCGTCGGCCGCCCGTCCAGGTCCGACACCGGCTCCGACACCGACACCGACACCGGCTCCGGCTCTGACACCGACACCGAACTGCGGCCGGAGCCCGGGCCGTCGCCGGACCCGGAGCAGCCGGAGCCGGAGCAGCCGGAGCCGTCGCCGGAGCAGCCGGACGAGCGGCCGGAGCGGCCGGAGCGGCCGGAGCGGCCGGACGAGCAGCGGCACCGGGCGACGCTCGGTCGGTCGATCGCGCTGTTCCGGGGGTTCCTGCACGAACAGTCCGACCCCGACCGGTTCTACTCGCTGCTCGCCGACGACTCCGTGCGCCAACTGAGGTCCTATGTGGACCTGGCTGGAGCGCGGGTCCTCGACGTGGGTGGCGGCCCCGGCTACTTCGCCACCGAATTCCGCAGGGCCGGCGCGGCGTACGTCGGGCTGGACCCGGCCGTCGGTGACTTCGCCGCGGCCGGTGCCGCCGTGTCGGGCATGGTGCGGGGCAGCGGGACCGCGCTGCCCGTGCGGTCCGGCGGGGTGCAGGTCTGCTACTCGTCCAATGTGCTCGAACACGTCGCCGAGCCCGAGGCGATGCTGGACGAGATGGTCCGGGTGACCCGGGCGGGCGGCACCGTTTTCGTGTCGTTCACCCCGTGGCTGTCCCCGTGGGGCGGCCACGAGACGTCGCCGTGGCACTTCCTGGGTGGCGAGCGGGCCCGACGGCGCTACCTGCGCCGTAACGGCCGGGAGCCGAAGAACCGGGTCGGGCACACCCTCTTCCCGGTCAGCGCCGCGCGGGCGATGCGGTGGGCCAGGGCGGCCCGGCGCGCCGGCGTGATCGAGATCGTCGACGTGCTGCCCCGGTACCACCCGGGGTGGGCGCGCTGGGTGGCCCGAGTCCCGGTGTTACGGGAGACGTTCAGCTGGAATTTCACCATCGTGCTGCGCAAGACGGCAAAACCCGACGATCGGGAGTAG
- a CDS encoding DUF3068 domain-containing protein → MRSRVIGAALFGVGVLALVFAGGLAFVVAPQVDRLPYDLERTQSVAEAPNARFLQITEGKAEVNQGTLRSTITVQPDAKETAKLEGPLDGDAVVWLVGQEVIRTDTKALISAYSTSLALDRKTGAALPWNKQWLDTGNNRQSVSYSGQIYKFPFGTEKKTYDIFDRDINASQPARFVKTEEIKGLETYQFTQEIRDATQELPADRLQLLASQLLPGATTSQVRYSNTRSVWVEPTTGQFIKVQEAQRKSLVGNNGQEAVILDAVFTYTDDTIARSAEAAGSNRQLLQMVKLWGPLALLVIGLALVIVGLLKALRRPRAAAVGDTVPEPRSGRHAADKVSTGAGKPERAAPSADRGRQQNSDG, encoded by the coding sequence ATGAGGTCCCGCGTCATCGGCGCGGCGCTGTTCGGCGTCGGTGTTCTCGCGTTGGTCTTCGCTGGCGGTCTCGCGTTCGTCGTGGCACCCCAGGTGGACCGTCTGCCGTACGACCTGGAACGCACCCAGTCCGTCGCCGAAGCGCCCAACGCCCGATTCCTGCAGATCACCGAGGGTAAGGCGGAGGTGAACCAGGGCACCCTGCGTTCGACCATCACCGTGCAGCCGGACGCCAAGGAGACCGCGAAACTGGAGGGCCCGCTCGACGGCGACGCCGTGGTGTGGCTGGTCGGCCAGGAGGTCATCCGCACCGACACCAAGGCCCTGATCAGCGCCTACAGTACGTCGCTGGCACTCGATCGGAAGACCGGCGCCGCCCTGCCGTGGAACAAGCAGTGGCTCGACACCGGCAACAACCGGCAGAGCGTCAGCTACTCGGGCCAGATCTACAAGTTCCCGTTCGGCACCGAGAAGAAGACGTACGACATCTTCGACCGGGACATCAACGCCTCCCAGCCGGCGCGCTTCGTCAAGACCGAGGAGATCAAGGGGCTGGAGACGTACCAGTTCACCCAGGAGATCCGCGACGCGACGCAGGAGCTGCCGGCCGACCGCCTCCAGCTCCTGGCGAGTCAGTTGCTGCCCGGCGCCACCACCAGCCAGGTCCGCTACAGCAACACCCGCTCCGTGTGGGTGGAGCCGACCACCGGCCAGTTCATCAAGGTGCAGGAGGCGCAGCGCAAGAGCCTCGTCGGCAACAACGGGCAGGAGGCGGTCATCCTCGACGCGGTCTTCACCTACACCGACGACACGATCGCGCGCAGCGCCGAGGCGGCCGGCTCCAACCGGCAGCTGCTCCAGATGGTCAAGCTGTGGGGCCCGCTCGCGCTCCTGGTCATCGGCCTGGCCCTGGTGATCGTCGGGCTCCTCAAGGCACTGCGCCGTCCCCGCGCGGCGGCGGTCGGCGACACCGTCCCCGAGCCCCGCTCCGGTCGCCACGCCGCCGACAAGGTGTCGACCGGGGCCGGCAAGCCGGAACGTGCGGCGCCGTCGGCCGATCGCGGCCGGCAGCAGAATTCCGACGGGTAG